One genomic window of Pseudomonas aeruginosa includes the following:
- a CDS encoding FKBP-type peptidyl-prolyl cis-trans isomerase → MQIAANKAVSIDYTLTNDAGDVIDSSAGGAPLVYLHGAGNIIVGLEKALEGKNVGDELSVAIEPEDAYGEYSAELVATLTREMFEGVDELEVGMQFHASAPDGGMQIVTIRDIDGDDVTVDGNHPLAGQRLNFKVKVVDVREANAEEIAHGHIHGEGGHHH, encoded by the coding sequence ATGCAGATCGCGGCCAACAAGGCGGTTTCCATCGACTATACCCTGACCAACGACGCCGGGGATGTCATCGACAGTTCCGCTGGTGGCGCGCCGCTGGTCTACCTGCACGGTGCCGGCAACATCATCGTCGGCCTGGAGAAGGCCCTGGAAGGCAAGAACGTCGGTGACGAACTGAGCGTCGCCATCGAGCCGGAAGACGCCTATGGCGAATACAGCGCCGAACTGGTCGCGACCCTGACCCGCGAGATGTTCGAAGGCGTCGACGAACTGGAAGTCGGCATGCAGTTCCACGCCTCGGCTCCGGACGGCGGCATGCAGATCGTCACCATCCGCGACATCGACGGCGACGACGTGACCGTCGACGGCAACCATCCGCTGGCCGGCCAGCGCCTGAACTTCAAGGTCAAGGTAGTCGACGTGCGCGAGGCCAACGCCGAGGAAATCGCCCACGGCCACATCCATGGCGAAGGCGGTCACCACCACTGA
- a CDS encoding DUF3565 domain-containing protein, whose translation METALLAAICMVRNLFDKEDECVSVRINSPESDRAPDERGARAPSRVIDFHQDEEGHWVAVLSCGHTQHLRHQPPWQSRAWVLDENERHRQLGREFRCGWCAREEEEQTKEQ comes from the coding sequence ATGGAAACCGCCTTGTTGGCCGCGATCTGCATGGTTCGAAACCTTTTCGATAAAGAAGATGAATGCGTAAGTGTACGCATCAATAGCCCCGAAAGCGACCGCGCCCCTGATGAACGGGGCGCGCGAGCGCCGTCGCGGGTGATTGATTTTCATCAGGACGAGGAAGGCCATTGGGTGGCAGTCTTGTCCTGTGGCCATACTCAACACCTGCGCCACCAACCGCCCTGGCAATCGCGCGCCTGGGTCCTTGACGAAAACGAGCGGCACAGACAGCTCGGCCGCGAATTTCGCTGCGGCTGGTGTGCCCGGGAAGAAGAAGAGCAGACCAAGGAGCAGTGA
- a CDS encoding acetate kinase, with the protein MPSRNILVINCGSSSIKFALVNEAHSLFPLHGLAERLGSRDAVLRWKRGGDSDSLMIPNADHRAALAQLLPMVQNAAGGKLHGIGHRVVHGGELFTHATRIDDRVVEAIRATAPLAPLHNPANLQGIEAAMTLFPKLPHVAVFDTAFHQSLPEHAYRYALPEALYREHGVRRYGFHGTSHRYVSHRAAEMAGLAVGDSSWLSAHLGNGSSTCAIVNGQSLDTSMGLTPLEGLVMGTRSGDVDPNLHSHLARTLGWSLERIDSMLNNESGLLGLSDLSNDMRTLEQEREQGHPGAALAIEVFCYRLAKSLAAMSCALPQLDGVIFTGGIGENSPLVRAKTAAHLRLFDLRLDQEANARCVRGVAGPIQAAGHPRVLVIPTNEERQIALDTLALLD; encoded by the coding sequence ATGCCCTCACGCAACATACTGGTGATCAACTGCGGCAGTTCGTCGATCAAGTTCGCCCTGGTCAACGAGGCCCACTCCCTGTTTCCCCTGCACGGCCTCGCCGAGCGCCTGGGCAGCCGCGATGCGGTGCTGCGCTGGAAGCGCGGCGGCGACAGCGACAGCCTGATGATTCCCAACGCCGACCACCGCGCCGCCCTCGCCCAGTTGCTGCCGATGGTGCAGAACGCCGCGGGCGGCAAGCTCCACGGCATCGGCCACCGGGTGGTGCATGGCGGCGAGCTGTTCACCCATGCCACGCGCATCGACGACCGGGTGGTCGAGGCGATCCGGGCCACCGCGCCGCTGGCGCCGCTGCACAACCCGGCCAACCTGCAAGGCATCGAGGCAGCGATGACGCTGTTTCCCAAGCTGCCCCACGTCGCCGTGTTCGACACCGCCTTCCACCAGAGCCTGCCGGAGCACGCCTACCGCTACGCCCTGCCGGAAGCCCTCTACCGCGAGCATGGCGTACGCCGCTACGGCTTCCACGGCACCAGCCACCGCTACGTCAGCCACCGCGCCGCGGAAATGGCCGGGTTGGCGGTCGGCGACAGCAGTTGGCTCAGCGCCCACCTCGGCAACGGCAGTTCGACCTGCGCCATCGTCAACGGCCAGAGCCTCGACACCAGCATGGGCCTGACCCCGCTGGAAGGCCTGGTAATGGGCACCCGCAGCGGCGACGTCGACCCCAACCTGCACAGCCACCTGGCGCGGACCCTGGGCTGGAGCCTGGAGCGCATCGACTCGATGCTGAACAACGAAAGTGGCCTGCTCGGCCTCTCCGACCTGTCCAACGACATGCGCACCCTGGAGCAGGAGCGCGAGCAGGGCCACCCCGGCGCGGCCCTGGCGATCGAGGTGTTCTGCTACCGCCTGGCCAAGTCCCTGGCGGCGATGAGCTGCGCCCTGCCGCAACTGGACGGGGTGATCTTCACCGGTGGCATCGGCGAGAACTCGCCGCTGGTGCGCGCCAAGACCGCCGCCCACCTGCGGCTGTTCGACCTGCGCCTCGACCAGGAGGCCAACGCCCGCTGCGTGCGCGGCGTCGCCGGGCCGATCCAGGCCGCGGGGCATCCGCGGGTACTGGTGATCCCGACCAACGAAGAGCGGCAGATCGCCCTCGACACGCTGGCCCTGCTCGACTGA